Proteins encoded within one genomic window of Spirulina major PCC 6313:
- a CDS encoding PspA/IM30 family protein, producing MGLFDRIGRVVRANLNDVVSKAEDPEKILEQAILDMQEDLVQLRQAVAKAIAAQKRTEQQYNKNQTDANSWQQRAQLALSKGDEGLAREALQRKKGSGDTAAQLKQQLDVQVNQVQTLKRNLIALESKISEAKTKKDMLKARVQAARANEQLQSAVSSMNTGSSMAAFERMEDKVLEMEARSQASFELGGADLESQFAALESGSDVDAELSAMKAQLSGAAPDQGALPPSDTPKANPTTAPIDAELEELRRQMDQL from the coding sequence ATGGGACTTTTTGATCGCATTGGGCGAGTTGTCCGCGCTAACCTCAACGATGTGGTTAGTAAGGCGGAAGATCCGGAGAAAATTCTAGAACAAGCGATCCTTGATATGCAGGAGGACTTGGTACAACTGCGGCAGGCTGTGGCGAAAGCGATCGCTGCCCAAAAGCGTACCGAGCAGCAATATAACAAAAATCAAACGGATGCCAACAGTTGGCAACAGCGGGCCCAATTAGCCCTATCCAAAGGGGATGAGGGCCTCGCCCGTGAAGCCCTCCAGCGCAAAAAAGGGAGTGGCGATACAGCAGCCCAGCTTAAACAGCAATTGGATGTTCAAGTCAATCAAGTCCAGACCTTGAAACGGAACTTGATTGCCCTCGAAAGCAAAATTTCTGAGGCCAAAACCAAGAAAGATATGCTCAAGGCACGGGTACAAGCGGCCAGGGCCAACGAACAACTGCAAAGTGCGGTGAGTTCGATGAATACGGGCAGTTCCATGGCGGCGTTTGAGCGGATGGAAGATAAGGTGCTCGAAATGGAGGCGCGATCGCAAGCCAGCTTTGAGCTAGGCGGGGCGGATCTAGAAAGCCAATTCGCCGCCCTCGAAAGTGGCAGCGACGTGGATGCAGAATTGTCCGCCATGAAAGCCCAATTGAGCGGTGCTGCACCCGATCAAGGCGCACTCCCCCCCTCGGACACCCCGAAGGCAAACCCGACAACGGCTCCCATTGATGCGGAACTCGAAGAACTGCGCCGCCAAATGGATCAACTCTGA